The Peribacillus simplex genome contains a region encoding:
- a CDS encoding DUF4083 family protein — protein MGFNTGDIVYQLIIFILLFGIIFAVYFFVRSLLTRSNKSNSIEQKLDRVIELLEKDRRD, from the coding sequence TTGGGTTTCAATACCGGTGATATAGTATATCAACTTATCATATTTATTTTGTTGTTCGGTATCATTTTTGCTGTTTACTTTTTTGTTCGGTCTCTCCTTACAAGGTCAAACAAATCCAATAGCATAGAACAAAAACTTGATAGAGTAATTGAACTGCTTGAAAAGGATAGAAGAGATTAA